From one Rhopalosiphum padi isolate XX-2018 chromosome 2, ASM2088224v1, whole genome shotgun sequence genomic stretch:
- the LOC132919843 gene encoding CXXC-type zinc finger protein 1-like — protein sequence MPRLSKEEIAKQFMLPERKSKIATLLKQDGQAYCICRSSDSSRFMIGCDACEDWYHGDCIGITRKQSKLIKHYFCDKCKSEDPSLKTIFKTSLSRNDFKEKNDHYAGSKRDSREKYRPKHRSCGHCENCKRVENCGLCLGCSEMRRFGGSDLCENKTCLNVNKQENRSLSKSTKRKRKDSSSDGDHVSLPLLNRDHCYGPGCTQIARYNSKYCSDKCGLSLANARIFHVLPPRLQEWALSPCIAEETNKKNLEVVRKEQLEVRDILKELDKRHKELDKLLEKAKLLSVDLNQEVQDIDEEMSMHCVTCGHEIHTRTAVKHMEKCFNKYESQSSFGSIYKTRIDGNNMFCDFYNSSQLTYCKRLRVLCPEHFKDSTVISDTEVCGCPLVSNVFNLTGEFCRVPKKTCIKHYCWDKLRRAEIDMERVRQWLKLDELVEKERQIRNRMSSRAGVLALMLHSTYDHELMERLTAEANNSQHQRENNSCISSKSTNVSDE from the exons AAAGAAGAAATTGCCAAGCAATTTATGCTCCCAGAGCGTAAATCTAAAATTGCAACTTTACTTAAACAAGACGGACAAGCATATTGCATTTGTCGATCATCAGACAGTTCTAGATTtatgat tggATGTGATGCATGTGAAGATTGGTATCATGGTGATTGTATTGGAATAACAAGAAAGCAGTCTAAGCTCATCAAGCATTATTTTTGTGAT aaatgtaaATCAGAAGACCCTTCattgaaaacaatattcaaaacatCATTAAGTCGAAatgattttaaagaaaaaaatgatcatTATGCTGGAAGCAAACGag atAGCCGTGAAAAATATCGTCCTAAACATAGATCTTGTGGTCATTGTGAAAATTGTAAACGAGTTGAAAATTGTGGATTATGTTTGGGGTGTTCTGAAATGCGAAGATTTGGTGGCTCAGATTTATGTGAAAACAAAACatgtttaaatgtcaataaacaag aAAATAGGTCTTTATCCAAGTCTACTAAGAGAAAACGTAAAGATTCTAGTTCTGATGGTGATCATGTAAGTTTGCCATTGTTAAACCGTGATCATTGCTATGGTCCTGGATGTACTCAAATAGCAAGGTATAATTCCAAGTATTGTTCAGATAAATGTGGTTTGAGTTTAGCTAATGCTAGAATTTTTCAT gtGCTACCTCCAAGGCTTCAAGAATGGGCTTTATCACCGTGTATTGCAgaagaaacaaataaaaagaaTCTAGAAGTAGTTAGAAAAGAACAATTGGAAGTCAGAGATATATTGAAAGAATTGGATAAAAgacataaa GAGCTTGATAAGTTGTTAGAAAAAGCAAAATTATTATCTGTTGATCTAAATCAAGAAGTTCAAGATATTGATGAAGAAATGAGTATGCACTGTGTTACATGTGGACATGAAATACACACAAGAACTGCTGTAAAGCAtatggaaaaatgttttaataag TATGAAAGTCAGTCATCATTTGGTTCAATTTACAAAACTAGAATTGATGGTAACAATAtgttttgtgatttttataattcttcaCAACTTACTTATTGTAAGAGATTGAGAGTTTTATGTCCAGAACATTTTAAAGATTCAACTGTCATTAGTGATACtgag GTATGTGGCTGTCCGCTCGTTTcaaatgttttcaatttaacTGGAGAATTTTGCCGTGTACCTAAGAAAACATGCATCAAACACTACTGTTGGGATAAATTAAGAAGAGCAGAAATTGATATGGAAAGAGTTCGCCAG TGGTTGAAATTAGATGAGTTAGTTGAGAAGGAACGACAGATACGTAATAGAATGTCTTCAAGAGCGGGGGTTTTAGCATTAATGCTACACTCTACTTATGACCATGAATTGATGGAACGTCTAACAGCGGAAGCAAATAATTCTCAACATCAACGTGAAAACAATTCTTGCATTTCTTCAAAATCAACTAATGTATCTGATGAATAG